The Dreissena polymorpha isolate Duluth1 chromosome 2, UMN_Dpol_1.0, whole genome shotgun sequence nucleotide sequence TCCTTTTCAGTCGTCTGGAGAAACTGAACGGCCGGATATTGGTGTGTCGCGCCTTGGGATATTTTACCTTAGGTGGGGGTTGAGTCACTTGTATTCAAGTcttgttctgggtaaactggCCTTAAAGCACTTAATtcggccttaactggatttttgtttatctAGAAGAGATTGTATACTTACCAAATAAAAGCGGAAcatgtcttccctgataagcctgtccggaccatacatgctaatctgggacggcacttttcgcacatgcattaagatcagCTTTCCCAGAAAGAGGATCACTTGTTATCTACTTGCAAGCACATTAATGGAAGTCTcgtttagcaaaaatcaagttcaaTATGGATATTTACTTCAGCCAATAACGGAATCACCGAGGTGGAGCTTGATGACGTATTAAATGACGTCTACACCTACTGGACACCGCCCATGCGCAGACTACCCCCTCTACTTCTCGTGTGCATACGGGCGAACTAGAACCAATACATCGGTACTGAACTTTACTGTATTTTCTCGTTTGAATTTAATGTTTTACGAACGGCGAGCTGGTGAGAAGACAATGATGTTATATGTTCTATGGCGATTTATATTGGGATTTCCAATTCATTATCAACAtcgcatattattaaaattaagataAAGCGGTTATCGCAACGCGGTTGAACGTCTGCCTTATGAACATGTGATCATATAGGCTCGCTACCACTTGGTGCTTTCTGATTTGTTTTCAGCTGAGAAACACTTTGTTCAACTTTCTTTAAGTGACTTGCTTATGACTTTAGCATCAGCGGAAGTGGTAAATTAGCTACATTCTGCATGTAATAAGTCAAGGcattttaaaagtacatgtactatatacacactgcgcGTATTTTTGTAATGCTCTGTGATTGACTATAACTaacagatgtgttgttttttcaccgCAGTTGAGCGCGGTGCAGACGGTGCGCGCGTGTTGAACTGGTACCACCGTCAGTTTACGGAAGCTGCGCATGAGCGCCACTGCGCAGATTATGCGCAGAAAAGCGTCTCCATAGCAACCTAGCTGATTTATTCGCGGGAACCTGGGCAAATGGTAGAATTGCGCATAATTTTGATATGTATGGACAGTTGGTCGTTATATCAGAAAGATAATCACAATAACGAGTAtgcaaaaaaagaaagaaaatataaGTTGATTGTTCAATCAGGCGCAATTTACTATGTGAGTCTTTGATAATTTCCTCCACTAAAGAAGTATAATGAGGACTATTATCGTATTCATGAGTTTTTAAACGTTTCGTTATTTTCGAATTGCCGCAAGTCATTTTTAAAAAGAGACTTTTGACATTGGTTTTACTTATTCACTCCCTGTAACATCGAACTTTTCACCGAAAATACATGTAACCAAATTCATGTGCTAGCACGTGAGTATCTATATAAGTCTCGCTTtaggaaaaccggacttaatgcatgtgcttgcaTTGTccagaggctaatctggaagacactttacaaacatgcataaagACCAGTATTCCGAGAATGATGCTTAAATAAGCTTTAAAGTGTTTTATTCCAGGGAGAAAAAGCCATACACGAACGCTGAAGGGGAGGTAATAGAAGAGGACCGCTATGGGACGTCACAGCCCTTTCGCTTCGGAGAGGATGTCTACAACAATCGGGCTCTAAACAATCTGCCCTGTCACCGCTTGCACGCGGGTCACGTTAACCTTCTCAAGAAGGAGTGTCTCGCCAACGTGCACTTCTGCGTTGCTAAGTTACACGCACTTCCTGTTGAGTAAGCTTTATGTTTAAGAAATGTTACATCGTATGTTATAATTACTCACTTAAATTGTTACGACCTAACCCTCTACCTTTGGTTTTAGTTGTCGTTTACTGTCACTGTTACCACTGTAACTATTGTATAAGGACTTAGTTACCTGATGTAATTGTACACTGATAAAATGACTTTTTTACCTGTTTAAATACACGttaaagtgagactgcacgattttgtcaaatatttattaatttacagcaaatgtgtaaaaaaaaacttattatacatatatttcaatagaaattaaagtaaaagttaagaagaacaatgcgaaataagccagatatttaattctgaaatcgaaaatgtctgtacagtcgaatcccgggagtcgaattcgccagcatgtatatcatgcatgtacgatgtgaatctaaatttagttttagtgcagattcgttcatacgacacaaagacacaattttgttttaaggatcattttaatttcctgcaacgatatctattcatacgacacacaaaaaCTAACTCCGaccctaataaaaagacgaatgcttcagttattgtaggaaaatatgtacgaaatatcttcgtcacaatcggctcggggcgctaatttgttgatgctgcattttatgaaattcgtcttcgaAGTAttctttttcttgcctatttcgtgttattttaacatatttttatcaatttaacacatataaaaatcgtgcagtctcactttaatTTAGATTGTTTGAGTTTTTTATGTGAACATTAAGTAAGTTAAATTTGCTCGGTAACACTTTTAGCTTTTCGTTAAAAAACATATGAAGATAGATAATAGTACATGTTTTTACtgtcaaaataaacacaaacactgTCTCTTGTATTAACACTGGAACATGAGCCAAACGCGTCTTAAAAGTATGTAATTCACGCATGTTTCTCGCGGCTCTCCAAGGGCGCTTTTAGACGACTTCACGGCGGCCAAAGCGGCATTCCAGGGGAAACCCCTGATCAAGTGCATTCTGGAGGCGCTTCTGCTCTCCCGGAACGGGCTGCAGATGGATCCGGTTCAGTTCATGCCTCAGCTACTAGGGCGCCTGGAGGACAACGAGGTTTGAAATAGGACTGATATGAGCCTCGTTTcaagaaaactggtcttaatgcatgtgcgcaaactgttgtcccagataaccctgtgcagtccacacattctaatcaatgacgacacttttcgccgaaactggatttgcgtttaaaagagacttctttttaacgaaaaattccatataagcggaaagttgCTGCCTgttctggctaatctgggacgacagtttatttacatgcgttaagcccagttttaccagaacaagACGCATATTTATAAACTTACATTAaggtaaaacaagaatacaaaatcatttttgtACATCTCCGGTAGCACTTGAATAATAGATCATTGAATAAGAGATCTGCTATTCAAATATCGTTATTACTTAAGAAACCCCGCGCATACAAGTGGAACACTCTTTTTCaccaaaaataatcaaaataagctGTTTGATGTTATAATACGTTATATGTATACAGGCATTTAACAAGGAAAATCACCGAGAAATGTTTTCTTAAAAGTTCTGTGTGAATTGAGCCGCTTCATGCAAACACTGTTCTTTTGCCGTATGTAGTCAGCGAATCCCCAGGCCAGCCTGCGCATTCATTCAATCGgatcaggagctaccatgtctgcTATTTACATCACGAAATATCGCGTGACTTTAAAGAGGACAAAGTAACTCCTGACCAGAGTGCGCAATCGGCATACAACCCatattcgcatgacgcggctcaatgCAGTGTTTTGTTCCAGTCAACAGCCGAGTTCAAGCAGCGCTTACGTGAATATAGCTCAAAAGTGTGGTTCGAGCCCGATGTCAACATCCTGGAGCGTACCGGGGGTCAACTGCTACACAGCATCCACGTGCACGCGTCCGAAATTGACACGATGACGATTACGTCATGTGGAACTTACGTAATCACAGATGCATTATACGTTATGGAATAACTTTATAAAAGAGTTGCTTTTTGTGGGGGGTTTTACGAAACTGAATTAACGTTTTTAGTTTCACAATTTTCGACATGTATAAATTGTAAGAGTGGGTATTTTATTACAGTTTTGAACTTTCTTTATCAACATATATAAGCGTAATCGAGGCCACATATTTCCATTACGATGAAACAAATATTGCACGAGAGAGGTCCGTATTTACCGTTTAATGGTgtgatgaaaaatgaaataattcacAGTTTTCTACAGAAACGAAACCAAAATAAATTGGTTCTAAACTGTAAACAAACGTGAAACGCTAAACAAGATGGTCTCATATAGAGAGATTATTACGGCTTGACCTTCTTTAGTCTGCGGGTCGTTGAAGGAGATCAAAATCTGGAACATCAAGGTCGACCCCCACGGTTGCTACGCAATGTGACGGGTAAAGGTCAGTCTAGAAAGATCGCGTTTTGTCATGGTGATGATTGGATCGCCATGAAATTTGGCAACGTAATAAAAGTAAAAGGTCTGCAAACAGGTGAGCATTACCAATAAAAAACtctatattgaaatacatatttttgattgtgtatgtatgcatgttaatttgtattttgctagtctttgaaatattaatatgtgTTCTTATCATAaaccaacaaaatatttttacaaacaaacagAACATCAACACAATAATTAGGCAAAGCCGAAAATGACTTTCTCTATATACTAGGATAGAACCTGTCACGAGTTTCTTTTCAAACATCCTATTGTTATTCAACGGTTTTGGTGGTTACTGACGAATTTTCGGGACGAATAAatgatatgaaataaaataacaacgaatgTCGGATAATTTTATCAACAATCAGTTCTGATTCGCTGTAAATTCATAAACACAACGTCATTTCACCTCTCAAAGaaaatgtttacttaaaatgtaaaatgcatatttaaaatgtatcttccACATTTAAGAGTAGCAATTAAACTCCATAAAACTTAACAGGcatgcaattattattattatttactttttttataacaaaaaccccaactaaaacatacaaacataccaCGATTACCGGTCATTGCAAAGCATTGGTAGTTTGCACGCTTCGGTTGCATTCATCTCTTATAAGGTCGCAGTGATGCAGTCGATATGTTGTTCTTTTGCGACCGGGCTATCCCTTGTTCGATCCCACTCGGGTTGCGCTCTTAGAATCATCTCAAAAGACATTAATACGTTGTTCTTGCTATGAAATGAAATCGATTCAACTGCCAAAAGTTTCCGATGTTGTATGGttttaataaaaaagattataTAACCTTCATTATCGCATTCCTGTTTGCAGGTAAACAATGTATGGACATACCGCTGCTCAACGGCGATTTTGGTAAcagcgtaaagtgtggtcccagttAAGCGTGTGTAGTCCGAACagactatatatgtatacaagtattGACTTAGATAAAGAATATATTAGAGACTTTCTATGGGAAATCGGGTCTTCatgctagtacgtaaagtgtggtcccagataagactgtgcagtccggacataatatatatgtatacaagtattGACTTAGATACAGAATGTATTAGAGACTTTCTATGGGAATTCGGGTCTTCTTGCGaatacgtaaagtgtggtcccagataagactatGCAGTCCGAACagactatatatgtatacaagtattGACTTAGATAAAGAATGTATTAGAGACTTTCTATGGGAAATCGGATCTTCttgcttgtacgtaaagtgtggtgccagataagactgtgcagtccgaacagactATATATGTTTACAAGTATTGACTTAGATAAAGAATGTATTCGAGACTCGCTATGGGAAATCGGGTCTTCttgcttgtacgtaaagtgtggtcccagattagactgtgcagtccaaacagactatatatgtatacaagtattGACTTAGATACAGAATGTATTCGAGACTCGCTATTGGAAATCGGGTCTTCttgcttgtacgtaaagtgtggtcccagataagactgtgcagtccggacataatatatatgtatacaagtattGACTTAGATACAGAATGTATTAGTGACTTTCTATGGGAAATCGGGTCTTCTTGCTAGTACGTtaagtgtggtgccagataagactgtgcagtccggacataatatatatgtatacaagtattGACTTAGATACAGAATGTATTCAAGACTCGCTATTGGATATCGGGTCTTCTTGtttgtacgtaaagtgtggtcccagataagcgtgtgcagtccgcacagactatatatgtatacacaGATAAAGAATGTATTCGAGACTCGCTATGGGAAATCGagtcttcttgctagtacgtaaagtgtggtcccagataagaatgtgcagtctgcacatagtatatatgtatatatgtatacaagtattGACTTAGATAAAGAATGTATTAGAGACTTTCTATGGGAAATCGGGTCTTCatgcttgtacgtaaagtgtggtcccagataagcctgtgcagtctgaacagactatatatgtatacaagtattGACTTAGATAGAGAATGTATTAGAGACTTTCTATGGGAAATCGGGTCTTCttgcttgtacgtaaagtgtggtgccagataagactgtgcagtccgcacatagtATATATGTATACACAGATAAAGAATGTATTCGAGACTAGCTATGGGAAATCGGGTCTacttgctagtacgtaaagtgtggtgccagataagactgtgcagtcggCACATAGTATATATGTATACACAGATAAAGAATGTATTCGAGACTCGCTATGGGAAATCGGgtcttcttgctagtacgtaaagtgtggtcccagataagaatgtgcagtcctcttgcttgtgcgtaaagtgtggtcccagataagaatgtgcagtccgcacataataTATACGTATACACGTTTTTACTAAGATAAAGAATGTATTACAGATttgctatgggaaaacgggtcttCATGCTTGTACGTATAGTGTGGTgccagattagacagtgcagtccgcacagactttatatatatattcaagtaTTTACTGAGATATAGAATGTATTAGAGACTCGCTATTGGGATATCGGGGCTTCTTGCTATTACGTAAAGGGTAGTCCAAGATAAGCGTTTGCAGTCCGCTCagactatatatgtatacaagtatttACTAAGATAAAGAATGTATTAGAGCCTATGGGCAAACGATTCTTCTGCTTGTACGTAAGGGcgtggtgccagataagactaTGCAGTCCGAACagactatatatgtatacaagtatGGACTTAGATAAAGAATGTATTAGAGACTTTCTATGGGAAATCGGGTCTTCTTGCTAacacgtaaagtgtggtcccagataagactgtgcagtccgaacaaaCTATATATGTTTACAAGTATTTGCTAAGATAAAGAATGTATTAGAgactcgctatgggaaaacgggccttctgcttgtacgtaaagtgtggtcccaggtAAGACTGTACAGTCTTCTTGCTTgttcgtaaagtgtggtgccagataaaACTGTGCAGTCCTCTTGCTTTTTCGTAAAGTGTGGTGCCTGATAAAACTGTGCAGTCCTCTTGCTTgttcgtaaagtgtggtgccagataaaactgtgcagtcctcttgcttgttcgtaaagtgtggtgccagataaaactgtgcagtcctcttgcttgttcgtaaagtgtggtgccagataagactgtgcagtcctcttgcttgtgcgtaaagtgtggtgccagataaaACTGTTCAGTCATCTTGCTTgttcgtaaagtgtggtgccagataagactgtgcagtcctattgctagtgcgtaaagtgtggtcccagataagcgtgtgcagtccgaacaaactatatatgtatacaagtattGACTTAGATAAATAATGTATTAGAGACTTTCTATTTGAAATCGGGTCTTCttgcttgtacgtaaagtgtggtcccagataagcctgtgcagtctgaacagacaaattagggacgacacattccgctttatggtatttttcgtttaaggaaaatccaattaaggcggatgTGACGTCCCTGATCAGCGTGTCCGGACTGCACAGCCGAATAAGGACGATACTTGACGCACAGTCATaaagccagttttcccagagcgaggctcctTTGTATAACTTTCTTTCTTTTAGCCGACTATAGTCTCTGCATCCGCAGTATAAACTTCTATGTCGACGGCAGATTTATCTTCTATATAAGCTACGGATCCCTCGAATTTCATAACACTGCCACACTGCAAGTAATTCTTCCTTTGTTCGGGGTTTTACACAAATCTTTATCCATGTAAAATCTTTACATGCAGTAACGATTCAGAAGGCTTACAAACACAAGTTTCGTAAATAATTTCAGTTCttcgtttaaaaataaacatataacatttattaactaaataaatacaaaataatacaaaaatacatacataaaaaaatatatacacatatattaataaatactaTGACTTTGATTAAGaacaaaaatgatatttattcaacTACTCATGGTTCGGCCTGTATCAACGATTACGATTACAAGATGTGGCATATTTTCACGGCATCGTGCACCGCTCTTCGCGACAGGAGAAAGATCGTCTGGAACACACAAATGATCTGAAAGGCGCGCGCACCGTTGACATGGTAACGGTGGTAACGATTGCAAAAGACAACAACTTCAGGGTGTGGGATCGATCCCGGGACAAAAAGAGGGCCACAGATCGGCAGGCCAAATCGAGTAACTAgcgataaataaaaaaatatataaaatataaaaaatattctggtAAAACGGgaattaatgcatttgcgttacgTGCCAACTCAGATTAgatcatgcagtccgcacaggcgaacCAGGAACGACAGTTgtcgcttagactggattttactttagaagagacttcctttaaacgaagatttctattaaagcgaaaagtgtcgtccgtaattagcctgtgcagattcacAAAccgatctgggacgacacttttcgcacatgcattaaactccattttctcagagtgcggctcatatataattacattttacttattttaAGGGTTGTTTCGTTTCCggtttcgtttcaattttaacgtcatttataatattttattaagttcAAGTTGTTATTTTTAGCGCATGTTTTTTAGTCCTCTTGATTCGCGACTTTAATAACATAcagcttatttatatttatttttgttgtaaagaaatatttcaGAGAAACGTATTTgcttattatataacttaaaaaatatattagttaaaggttacacattattcaataaaacaacaacggGGACTGTGTGTgcagagaaaaaaaacatttcaatggcctcgctataaagtaaaaatacaccgCAATAGCATTAAGAAAACTaacaatttttctttaattagCCCCAATAAAGTCTGTCTACACAGAAAGTGTTTTCCGGCGGACCACCATAACAATTATATtagttaaatgtttaatgttacacattattgtttttagaaaatattaatggTTTTGCTATCAAGTAAAATACACCGCAATATCATTCGGAAGACtaacaattattctttaattaccGGTAGCCTCAATAAAGTCTGTCTCCACAGGACGTGTTTCACTGGGCCACCAGGATGCGTTGTTCGTTACCGGCAGTGCGGGAGAGGACTCGCCGAACATAGTCGGCGTGTATGATGTCGGCAGACTGGAATACCGCGCCATCCGAGAACTTGTTAGACGACGGATTTTATTTCGCTCTTTGCTAATTGTATGTGTATTGCTCCCATTTGCTTCAATGAATTTCGACAACATATAATGATGACGTCTATATGAGCCCCGTTCTGTGAAAAGCAGGGTTCATTcaagtgcgtaaattgtcgtcccaggttagACTGTTCAGtccgcataagctaatcaggaacgacactttccacgttTGTTGAActtttcgttaaaataaagtctcttttaaacgaaaaatttcaagctgtcgtccctgattagcctctgcggactgcacactcCACGCAATGCGTTAAGCCCAGtctttcccagaacgcggctcatataaataatccattaattacagttttgttttcaaatatttttattgagttTCTTTTATGTAAGTATTCTTTCTACACTTAAAACGtccatatttttgtaaaatgttgcattcCCCCTGAAAATTATTCAATACTTAAGATACGTTCATGATTAATTTGATTACAAAACAGTCCAATTAAGTAaacttttcaaaaataacaaaatatcgtgcgtcataCTTGCAAACGTTATACTCAACAGAAGGTGACCTGCAATGCAAACATGAGGTTTTACGAAGCAGACAACAGATCAGTGGTCATGGAAATTTACTTTACTTGTTTGACCTTTAAAAGATGGACGTCAGCATCGTGTTTTCGGGTCGAGTAGTCGATACACGAGTGTGTATCTTGACCAAACGGAAGCGTACGTACAATTCTTATTTACATTTTAGAATTCATGTGTGGAGGTGGCAGTATTCACAACATAGTTATTAAATAATCCGGTCATGGTGTGTCATTACTATTCCGCGTCACTAAGAAATCAAATTGATGATTTAAAGATTTTGCGAACTGAACGATTTGGGTCAGAACGTGTTAGAAACCGTTCCGCCCACTGTATCTCTGTCTATGACGTCATTCTTCCATTGTAGAACTCCTCGTGACGTCACGTTTTGGCAAGAACGTGAAACGGTACAACATCACAACATCACAAACGGCTGCATTGACGCCATAATAAAAACTGGACACAAGAAGGACATCTACCAAGTTGTGGTAAGTTTTTATACCTTTCTCAACATTATGTCATATGCCACCTGTACTGTACAAGTGTAGTAGCAAGCAGTGAACATCTCAAAACTGTAttgctgtttgtttttttaatgttgtgaCGAACATTTACATTCGAAAGTGATGTGTTCATATGTATACGACCATTCTCCccatacctctgattcaagtagggcagttaaCAGATCTGATAAAAGCATGTGTACTAAGTAATTGGACATCAGCTAGCCAattaaaagtgtatgttaactGGCCGCCTCGATATGACTTgtatactgttgaaaacggtgaTCAATGGAAATAAACcccgttctgcgaaaactgggcttaatgcatgtgcgtaaagagttagttcagattagcctgtgcagtccgcacagacttatcagggacgacacttttcgcttttacgAAATTTCTCATTAAAAGAAGATCTATTCCTGAGCGAAAATCAAGTCAAGGCGGAAAATGTCCTCactgcgaactgcacaggctaatctgggacgacactttacgtacatgccttaagccctgttttcacagagcgaggctcatatcgcTGTTTTACAGGTAAACGATCCGGGAACGCTCGCCGCATTAACGGTTGAAATGGGACCCGTAATGGTTATGGACCTTGTCACCCACTCTCGCATGTATGAGATCTCAAACAGTACGTACAGGAGATGCGACCCTATTTGTCGCTAATTTGATTGCCTTTATAACTTATATTATCCGCGTTCTGTgaatactgggctaaatgcatgtacgtaaaatgtcgtcccagataagcctgtgcagtccacacaggcttatcagaaacgACCCTTTCTGCATAGAATTGATTTTCGTTTatatgagacttcctttaaacgaaacatttcataaaggccgtaactgcagaggctaatctgggaggattctttacgaacatgcattaagcccagttttccaagaacgaggcttaGATAAGTTCCGCGCTAGTTTTAGGCCGGCGGTACGGAGGGAGATACATGCTGTTCGACTCCTACATGTTGTTGACCCGAGTCAGCAGCCGCTTGTTCTTCATCGGAGGTTACGTGGGCGAGCGCACAGACAATGAAGTTCAACTTTTCTGCTGGGACACTGAACAAATTAGGCTGTTTGTCCCGTTCTTGCAAATAGATAAGTTTCTTTATCGACGAGTTTCCTATCTAATTATTACATGAATTTACCAATAAAACGACATAccttatattatttgtataactgaCCACTGATATGTACACCCACAATTGTTCATATTGAGACTGGAATGACATCGATCTTTTCTGGTCAATTCAGAGGCAACTATATATTTCTATATCCAAACATCATTTCCcgtgtatttaaattattatatacaaaGGCTCGCTTTCCACCAACATTATTTATCtcgtttgataaaatatggttttaaatgacAACGCATGTCagatcttttatattttgaatcacATAAGAACACATACAGATGCCGCAATCGAAGTTTGTTCTTACTTTTCATGTAAGTATTATGAAGGTCCTTATCTAATGAGACGAGttcttttaaaactgttttctatgcacgtgcttaaagtgtcattccagattagcctgtggagtccgcacaggctaatcaggtacgacacttccCGCATATACTGGTATTTCTTTTTgtagagacttcctataaacgaaaaaaaaaccggaaagtgtccttctagattagtctgtgcagttaccataggctaatctgggacgacactttacgcacatgcaccgAGCCCAGTCATCCCACAACGAGGTTCGAATGTATGTTTCAGAGATAGAACCTTTTGAGCTATGTGACAGAGAGGCCGTCAAAATTGTCATGGCAAACGTTTATCGTCTCGATGACGACCGTATTATGACCACGGGAAAAGGCGACAACTATGACTTCCGAGTGTATGACGTCAATGTATAGCCGACAGTGTAGCTCCGGACTAGACTGCGCGATTGTgcaagctggtctggagctacgctggccgcataaaACGCGACTTATGTTTTAACTGTTCACATATGTTTAACTTAGCATgtgtgtaaaacaaaaacaaacagtgcaTATTAATACATGAAATAACACGTGGACCATATAGATGCAGaaaatcaatcattttgtaaataagtaaTCAATGGTTTGAGATAATAAATCGTTTATGACGGGAAAATAATTTGGAATATTTCTTGTAATTTCGTGAAAATTGCAGAGACCACACGATATGAAATTACACGTAAGTATTGTACTTGCCGGATAAGAAGAAATGTTAAGACGTAAGTTATTTTACACATGGAACCCCGGGAATCCCATTGGAGCTACAATTTGTTTTAGATTTTTTACGTCCAGTTATTAAACTTTAGGCTATTAATTTCATGTTGTTTTCAATATTACTCTTTCTTAGCCTGTTTAAAACCATACATTCTACAAGTTGCCTGTGAGCAAATCGCTTGATCGCACCCTGCGTATTGATTCAACTCGGGTTTGTTCGTCCTTGCGTAGATTTATCTGTCACTGAATGAGTCATTCCACATAGCGTTGCCGTTGTAAACATTACATAATTTGTTGAtggtttatataaattttaatagtTATTCGACATGACTAGATAATAATCCACACAATTCTGCTACCCATGCTTTTCTGTCAATGTCACAGGAATACAgtccttattatattattttatattcagtTCGACACCCTGCACTGGAGCGCCGATGGAACGTTTTTCTACACAACCAGCGATTACTTCTGGAAACACAAGGCTCCTGACGTCATCACGTGGACTATTTACCATGGAAACCAACCCACATCGACGCCTGGGGCTAAACGCAGTCTTCCCTTATATTCAGCCAAAGGTGACatacatgttattgttatttcttttCTGTTGTACTTTTGTACAACTGccacaacaactacttctacttctactgttaCTAGCGGACGTGATACTTCTGCATAGGTATGATCCAGGTAAACATACACATTTCAAACAAGAGTTCTAACTTTTATTCAAATTGTCTCCCCTTTG carries:
- the LOC127870109 gene encoding uncharacterized protein LOC127870109, translating into MLWRSFDPPSRTVLQMTVRTSADFLFSRLEKLNGRILVCRALGYFTLVERGADGARVLNWEKKPYTNAEGEVIEEDRYGTSQPFRFGEDVYNNRALNNLPCHRLHAGHVNLLKKECLANVHFCVAKLHALPVEALLDDFTAAKAAFQGKPLIKCILEALLLSRNGLQMDPVQFMPQLLGRLEDNESTAEFKQRLREYSSKVWFEPDVNILERTGGQLLHSIHVHASEIDTMTITSCGTYVITDALYVME